In Elusimicrobiota bacterium, a single window of DNA contains:
- a CDS encoding universal stress protein: MIRFPPKRILVAYDLTDVSRTAWRHASALAEACGASLEAVYVEPWQAGVDLMPPPVLTPAGAREMRAQIRAEIGEGVKISVLHGDPALRIVELAKLGHPDMIVVGTHGRKGLRRVMLGSTAEAVIRTSPVPVLAARGKVRPIRSILAPVNFTPYSEYGLQYAAAAAASLAAGLKVLHVTDDPIWSGNVGFRLSRLVDRLPAEVRKACRPETASAVGPAVKGILKAKRGQDWVILVAHGKSLIKDAFFGTTLEQVLRRSSIPVLSVPVPGRMLHALRVAEGARPEKSSKPG; this comes from the coding sequence ATGATCCGATTCCCTCCGAAGCGGATTCTCGTCGCGTACGATCTCACCGACGTCTCCCGGACGGCGTGGCGGCACGCCTCCGCGCTGGCGGAGGCCTGCGGCGCCTCCCTGGAAGCCGTCTACGTCGAGCCCTGGCAGGCCGGCGTCGACCTGATGCCTCCTCCCGTCCTCACCCCGGCCGGCGCGCGGGAGATGCGCGCCCAGATCCGCGCGGAGATCGGGGAGGGAGTCAAGATCTCGGTCCTCCACGGCGACCCGGCCCTGCGCATCGTGGAGCTGGCCAAGCTCGGCCATCCGGACATGATCGTGGTCGGCACGCACGGGCGCAAGGGCCTGCGGCGGGTGATGCTGGGCTCGACCGCCGAGGCCGTGATCCGCACCTCGCCCGTCCCCGTGCTCGCGGCGCGGGGGAAGGTCCGGCCCATCCGCTCGATCCTCGCGCCCGTGAACTTCACGCCGTATTCGGAATACGGCCTGCAGTACGCCGCGGCCGCGGCCGCGTCGCTCGCGGCCGGGCTGAAGGTCCTGCACGTGACCGACGACCCGATCTGGAGCGGCAACGTCGGGTTCCGGCTGTCGCGGCTCGTCGACCGCCTGCCCGCGGAGGTCCGCAAGGCCTGCCGCCCGGAAACGGCGTCCGCCGTCGGCCCCGCCGTGAAGGGCATCCTGAAGGCCAAGCGCGGGCAGGATTGGGTCATCCTCGTCGCGCACGGGAAATCCCTCATCAAGGACGCGTTCTTCGGTACGACCTTGGAGCAGGTCCTCCGCAGGTCCTCGATCCCGGTGCTGTCGGTCCCCGTCCCGGGGCGGATGCTCCACGCCCTGCGCGTCGCCGAAGGCGCGCGGCCGGAGAAGTCCTCGAAGCCGGGATAG